From the genome of Nitrospirota bacterium:
TCGTGCCCACACCGGCGCTGAAAGAATCCCCCAAGACTACGACATCAACCGGGCCTTCGATGTCGCGATTGCGAAACCCCGCTGCATCGGTTTCAAAAACGATACTTCTGGGTTCTCGCAAGGCCGGCTCCCCCGCGATGGCCGCCAAATCACCATATGCCTCTCCGCGATAGGCGACATGGGGATCCCAACGGCCGACAATCGGGAGTTCTGGCAGCTTACGGGTAAACATGTTACTCGGCGTGTAATGCAGTCTGGTGCCGATGATCGGCCGGAGGCAGAGATCCAACCCCGAGACGGCCAGGCACAGAGAAATGAGCGAGACGAGCAAATTCGGCAAAAGGAAGGAAACCCGAGAGGCCAGGAAAAACCACGCGACCGGCGCCAGCAAAACCACTTCGATCCAGCCGGACTTGAGAACCCCCTCGGCATAGAGCGTGGCGGTGGCCAGAGCGGCGGCCAGGGCCAGCGGGCCCCGTTCCCTGAGACGGGTCCAGCCTAGGCTCGTGTCTCTGTCCGATCCGAGCAGCATCAATCGAGTTGGAACTCGGACCGCCAATCCGTGTTCGAAGCCAGCGGTTGTTGGACAGCCTTCAGCACCAGGCAATTCCCCAAGACCAGCGCATCCATTTCGGTGCGCATGAAGCAGCGGTGGGCATCCGTCGGCATACAGACGATTGGCTCCCCTCGCACGTTGAACAAGGTGTTCACGAGCAGGCCATAGCTGGTTCTGGCCTCAAACGCCTAGAGCAGGACATGGAATCTCGGGTTGGTCTCTTTGGACACGGTTTGGATGCGCGCCGAATCACCTATCGGCACTTACAAATACGAGCGAACCAACCGATTGAGCGAGCGCCACGCGATCTTCATATTGCAGGATTCCCGCAGACACAACCCCAATGACTCTCTAAGATACGCTCGCCCCCCCGCCTGATCCCCTTGCATTAGTCGCCACTTTCCTAAGTCCGCCAGAGAAGCCACACGCTCTTCGAGCAAGTATCGGCGTTTGACCCGATCATGGCCGAATTGTTCCATCAACGCCTCGTTCAACAGAAAACGATGGCTCAGTTCGACTTCCGGCGGTTTAACCTCCCGATGACGATGATAGGTCAACGGCTCATCGATCAGCACGATCTCACACTGCTGGGCAATCCTCGGCCAGAATTCATGATCGTCCAATCCGGCCGAGCCAAAACGCTCGTCAAACCCTCCTGCCTTTTCAATGACTGATCGACGAAGCATGGCCGCGGACGGCGTCGGGCCAAAGCCCTTCACGAACAATTGATAAAAGCGGCTGGGCGGTCCCGTGGGGAACTTCTGCCTGGGCCGGCCGTCCCTCTCAAGATGTACGATGCCGGTAAAGACCAGCCCCACTTCCGGCCTGGTCTCTAGCACCCTCACTTGCTTTTCCAGCTTGGTCGGATTCCACAGGTCGTCATGGTCCAAGAGCGCGATGTATTGCCCCCGCGACAGGGCGATTCCGCGGTTTCGTGACTTCGCCACGCCGGCATTGTCGAAGTGAAAATAGCGAACCTGGTCGCCAAACGTCTTGACGATTTCGGCCGAGCCATCCGTCGATCCATCGTCGATGACCAGGATTTCACGATCCACCCAGGTTTGAGCCAACGCGCTACGAATCGTATCGGCGATAACTTCGTCCGCGTTGTACAAGGGAATGACGATACTGACCGCGACTGAATGATCCACGTTTTTCAGCCTTACCGCCCTAGCAGTAATAACGAACGAAATAAACGAGTGTAGGTTCGAAATTTGAGCGGATTGCATCGCAACGATCGAACCAACATGCGTCGTCCATTGGCACGGCTCCCAGCTTTCAGTTCTTGTAGCCCCCAATCCGAATAACACTCCGCCTGCATCGCGTTGATAAGCGATTCTTTGGTCCGATCACCGGCATAATGCACCCGCATCCGATCGAGGAAGCGCGCGCGGCTTTGAATGACGTGGAGCCCTCCGGCCCGACAAAACCCTTCCGCATGGACCCGGTAACACATGCCCGAATCTTCGAGGAAGATAAATCGACCCTGTTGTTTGAGCCTCGCGCTGAGATCAAAATCCTCGAAGCCCCGGAGCATGAGGTCAAACCCTCCGACGCGTTCAAACGTGTCCCGGCGTACCATCATCGCCGATGGGAGAATCAACCCTTCTCCGGTTAGGCGTCCAAGTGGTGACTCCAATGCGGTCTCGTTTTCAGCCAACGTCGCCCCCACCTGCAACAGTCGTCCTTCGTAGTCCATTCGATCCGAATTGCAATACGCGAGCACCGCGCCAGGATCGGACTCTAACGCCACAACTTGTTGCTGCAGCTTATGCGGATACCAGCGGTCATCCTGATCAAGAAACGCCACGTAGGCACTCACCCCTTGCCGCACACCTGTATTGCGCGCTGCGCCTTGTCCTGCATTCGGTTGCTGGATCAGCGTTACTCGCTCGTCATAGCCCTTGATAATCGCCACCGACCCATCCATTGAGCCGTCGTCCACACAGATGACTTCATAGTCACGGAAAGTCTGAGCAAACACGCTATCCAGCGCTTCCCCCAGATACCGCTCACCATTGCACACCGGAATTACAACGCTAACTTTTGCCATCAAGACGCTC
Proteins encoded in this window:
- a CDS encoding glycosyltransferase family 2 protein, producing MQSAQISNLHSFISFVITARAVRLKNVDHSVAVSIVIPLYNADEVIADTIRSALAQTWVDREILVIDDGSTDGSAEIVKTFGDQVRYFHFDNAGVAKSRNRGIALSRGQYIALLDHDDLWNPTKLEKQVRVLETRPEVGLVFTGIVHLERDGRPRQKFPTGPPSRFYQLFVKGFGPTPSAAMLRRSVIEKAGGFDERFGSAGLDDHEFWPRIAQQCEIVLIDEPLTYHRHREVKPPEVELSHRFLLNEALMEQFGHDRVKRRYLLEERVASLADLGKWRLMQGDQAGGRAYLRESLGLCLRESCNMKIAWRSLNRLVRSYL
- a CDS encoding glycosyltransferase family 2 protein, with protein sequence MAKVSVVIPVCNGERYLGEALDSVFAQTFRDYEVICVDDGSMDGSVAIIKGYDERVTLIQQPNAGQGAARNTGVRQGVSAYVAFLDQDDRWYPHKLQQQVVALESDPGAVLAYCNSDRMDYEGRLLQVGATLAENETALESPLGRLTGEGLILPSAMMVRRDTFERVGGFDLMLRGFEDFDLSARLKQQGRFIFLEDSGMCYRVHAEGFCRAGGLHVIQSRARFLDRMRVHYAGDRTKESLINAMQAECYSDWGLQELKAGSRANGRRMLVRSLRCNPLKFRTYTRLFRSLLLLGR